The Chitinophagales bacterium genome has a segment encoding these proteins:
- the trpC gene encoding indole-3-glycerol phosphate synthase TrpC: MNILDKIVAHKKQEVLTAKEKVSIKKLENEIYFTRATNSLKQQFINKNIGIIAEFKRQSPSKGIINDVVTPLDVVLGYEQAGAIASSILTDSFFFGGQNQDILEVRDSVSIPILRKEFMIDEYQIVEAKAIGADVILLIAAILTKQEIKSFTTLAHQLGLEVLLELHDTEELDKIDIDVDLIGINNRNLKTFKVDIEHSIKMSDYLQNDFIKIAESGLSEVATVKNLYQAGFKGFLMGENFMKTENPALSCKNFIAQIDIN; encoded by the coding sequence AAAGTTAGAAAATGAAATATATTTTACTAGAGCGACTAATTCGTTAAAGCAACAGTTTATTAATAAAAATATAGGAATTATTGCAGAATTTAAACGACAGTCGCCAAGCAAAGGAATTATTAATGATGTTGTTACGCCATTAGATGTCGTACTTGGTTATGAGCAAGCTGGAGCCATTGCAAGTTCTATTTTAACCGATTCATTTTTTTTTGGTGGACAAAATCAAGATATATTAGAGGTACGAGATAGTGTAAGCATTCCAATTTTGCGTAAAGAATTCATGATAGATGAATATCAAATTGTAGAAGCAAAAGCGATTGGTGCAGATGTTATTTTATTGATAGCAGCAATCTTAACCAAGCAAGAAATTAAATCGTTTACTACACTTGCACATCAATTAGGTTTAGAAGTATTGCTAGAGTTACACGATACTGAAGAGCTAGATAAAATTGATATTGATGTTGATTTAATAGGCATCAACAACAGAAATTTAAAAACATTTAAGGTAGATATTGAACACAGTATTAAAATGTCGGACTATCTACAAAACGATTTTATTAAAATTGCAGAAAGTGGATTATCTGAAGTTGCTACAGTTAAAAATTTATACCAAGCAGGTTTTAAAGGATTTTTAATGGGCGAAAACTTTATGAAAACTGAAAATCCAGCTTTGAGTTGTAAAAATTTTATAGCACAAATTGATATAAACTAA
- a CDS encoding thioredoxin family protein has translation MKQLFFTLISILILSTSVAQNFDASQFYTKGSYDEVHEIANQQNKKLMVVFGAKWCIPCKKLENEVFTNQEVNQYLHDNFVVLKADVDYFEFMDLAEEHNVTIYPTTMIFDSNDSILERFSGLLTVDELLSKLMIMNMNYEIEHPNDVAESTEDIDNNNQEQNIEQEEIIEHNSISSDDIKTDSKKKKCKKKK, from the coding sequence ATGAAACAATTATTCTTTACACTAATTTCCATTCTTATACTCAGCACTTCTGTAGCACAAAATTTTGATGCTTCTCAATTTTATACCAAAGGCAGCTACGATGAAGTACATGAAATAGCCAATCAACAAAACAAAAAACTGATGGTTGTTTTTGGTGCAAAATGGTGTATTCCTTGTAAGAAACTAGAAAATGAAGTTTTCACCAATCAAGAAGTCAACCAATATCTACACGATAACTTTGTTGTATTAAAAGCTGATGTAGACTATTTTGAGTTTATGGATTTAGCAGAAGAACACAATGTAACTATCTATCCTACTACCATGATTTTTGATAGCAATGATAGTATTTTAGAACGATTTTCTGGTTTGCTAACAGTAGATGAATTGCTTAGCAAACTTATGATTATGAATATGAATTACGAAATTGAGCATCCGAATGATGTAGCTGAATCAACTGAAGATATAGACAACAATAATCAAGAACAGAATATAGAACAAGAAGAAATTATAGAGCACAATTCTATTTCTTCTGATGATATAAAAACCGATTCTAAAAAGAAAAAATGTAAAAAGAAGAAGTAA